One genomic window of Actinomycetota bacterium includes the following:
- the miaA gene encoding tRNA (adenosine(37)-N6)-dimethylallyltransferase MiaA, with protein sequence MTVLVIVGPTAVGKSSLAVAVAQRMIGAGTPTEIISADSMQAYIGMDIGTATPDQTDRGGIEHHLLDVWPIEHPLTVVDFQQAARTAIEEVSARGSLPIVVGGSGLYISAILDDLQFPATDADVRAKFEEQLQLLGPQAMHDLLAERDPEAASVILPTNGRRIVRALEVIELTGEPFIAQLPDPVELYPCVRIGLRIDRAELDERIALRVHQMFDAGFVEEVRALPGLANTLTASRALGYTQALEYIAGECSLEEAIETTIAITRKFARRQQRWFARDTRITWLDYKDPLLADRVVELLGAETKQ encoded by the coding sequence GTTCGCTCGCCGTGGCAGTAGCACAGCGGATGATCGGCGCGGGCACGCCAACGGAGATCATCAGTGCCGATTCGATGCAGGCCTATATCGGGATGGATATCGGTACCGCTACGCCTGACCAAACCGATCGCGGCGGCATTGAGCATCACTTGCTCGATGTGTGGCCTATTGAGCATCCGCTCACAGTCGTCGACTTTCAGCAGGCGGCGAGGACGGCTATCGAAGAGGTGAGTGCTCGAGGCTCGCTGCCAATTGTCGTGGGCGGTTCAGGGCTGTATATCTCGGCGATTCTCGATGACCTGCAGTTTCCAGCAACCGATGCTGATGTGCGAGCAAAGTTCGAGGAACAGTTGCAGTTGCTCGGACCACAGGCCATGCATGACCTCCTTGCCGAGCGCGATCCGGAAGCCGCTTCCGTAATTCTGCCGACCAATGGGCGGAGAATTGTGCGGGCACTTGAAGTCATCGAGCTCACTGGTGAGCCCTTCATCGCACAACTGCCAGACCCCGTCGAGCTGTATCCGTGTGTTCGCATTGGCCTGCGCATTGATCGCGCCGAGCTCGATGAGCGCATTGCTCTACGCGTGCACCAGATGTTCGATGCCGGTTTCGTCGAAGAAGTGCGGGCTCTGCCTGGGCTTGCCAACACGTTGACTGCCTCCCGAGCTCTTGGCTATACGCAGGCGCTGGAGTACATAGCGGGGGAGTGCTCTCTCGAAGAGGCGATCGAGACGACCATCGCGATCACGCGCAAGTTCGCTCGTCGCCAGCAGCGTTGGTTTGCGCGCGATACGCGGATCACCTGGCTTGATTACAAGGATCCCTTGCTTGCCGATCGTGTCGTCGAACTCTTGGGTGCTGAAACCAAGCAGTAG
- a CDS encoding PIG-L family deacetylase encodes MTIPPPTRTLVFVHAHPDDEALLTAGTMARAVAEGQRVVLIVATNGAAGLSTSGVSSDLAAVRSAELEAAAQAIGIHRLVSLNYADSGLNGEIDSGFAHVDRFTVAKRIAAVLDEEQADVLVGYDPAGGYGHPDHVQVHRSVRAASVLAKKAPTLFEATLPREPIAKAVRLAGRMRLTPKGFDVNSFDSAWTPSSEITHRIDARKYWPAKRTALRAHASQHQADAQIRTLAVLTRLPGAIGTHLLGTEYYCLVSAPKSSTTRSASKGSL; translated from the coding sequence ATGACCATCCCCCCGCCCACGAGGACTTTGGTCTTTGTGCACGCGCATCCAGATGACGAGGCGCTGCTCACTGCAGGCACCATGGCGCGGGCTGTCGCCGAGGGTCAGCGAGTCGTACTCATCGTGGCAACCAATGGCGCGGCGGGGCTGTCGACATCGGGTGTCAGCAGCGATTTGGCGGCAGTTCGATCAGCTGAGTTGGAAGCCGCTGCGCAAGCCATCGGCATTCATCGCCTGGTCTCCTTGAACTACGCAGACTCCGGGCTCAATGGCGAGATCGATAGCGGCTTTGCTCATGTGGATCGCTTCACTGTGGCCAAGCGCATTGCCGCGGTGCTCGACGAGGAGCAGGCAGATGTGCTGGTCGGATACGACCCCGCAGGCGGATACGGCCACCCCGATCATGTGCAAGTACATCGCTCGGTACGGGCAGCAAGCGTGCTCGCCAAGAAGGCGCCAACGCTGTTCGAGGCGACGCTTCCGCGCGAGCCGATTGCCAAGGCAGTTCGACTAGCCGGACGAATGCGGCTGACCCCGAAGGGCTTCGATGTGAACTCCTTCGATTCAGCTTGGACGCCAAGCAGCGAAATCACTCATCGCATCGATGCCCGCAAGTACTGGCCTGCGAAGCGCACCGCATTGCGTGCCCATGCCTCGCAGCACCAGGCCGACGCTCAGATCCGCACCCTTGCAGTGCTCACTCGGCTCCCAGGAGCAATTGGCACGCACTTGCTCGGTACGGAGTACTACTGCTTGGTTTCAGCACCCAAGAGTTCGACGACACGATCGGCAAGCAAGGGATCCTTGTAA
- the hflX gene encoding GTPase HflX has product MIEPDFASLLHEPDDLSLSADGGLELEERNALRRVAGLGTELEDISEVEYRQVRLERVLLAGVWTEGNQAQADRSMKELAQLAETAGSEVLEGVIQRRDSPDPATYLGSGKAIELRQLVVALGADTVICDGELSPSQLRKLEEVVKVKVVDRTWLILDIFAQHARSREGKAQVSLAQMQYLLPRLRGWGESLSRQAGGRAGGATGGVGTRGPGETKIETDRRRIHAQMTKLRRELKEMEKARTTQRSMRRRAAVPAVAIVGYTNAGKSSLLNRITGAGVLVENALFATLDPTIRKTKTPAGKEFTLTDTVGFVRHLPHQLVEAFRSSLEEVKGADLILHIVDGSDEAPEEQIAAVREVLNDIEASGIPELIVINKADQAEQDQLVRLLRREPHAVVVSALTGQGIEELLLAIEEDLPQLMQEIDLVVPYSRGDLISRVHELGDVIDLDHLAEGTHVHARVPKYLANVLQAARV; this is encoded by the coding sequence ATGATTGAGCCAGATTTCGCATCGCTTCTCCATGAGCCAGACGACCTGAGTCTGAGCGCTGATGGCGGCCTCGAGCTTGAAGAGCGCAATGCGCTGCGCCGAGTCGCTGGGCTCGGCACCGAACTCGAGGACATCTCCGAAGTCGAATATCGCCAGGTTCGCCTTGAGCGAGTTCTGCTTGCCGGAGTCTGGACAGAAGGCAATCAAGCCCAAGCCGATCGCAGCATGAAAGAACTCGCGCAGCTTGCTGAGACGGCCGGTTCGGAAGTACTTGAAGGTGTCATCCAAAGGCGTGACTCACCTGACCCAGCCACCTACCTTGGCTCGGGCAAGGCCATTGAACTTCGCCAGCTGGTCGTGGCCCTGGGAGCAGACACCGTGATCTGCGATGGTGAACTCAGCCCCAGCCAACTGCGCAAGCTTGAAGAAGTGGTGAAGGTCAAGGTGGTCGATCGCACTTGGCTGATCCTGGACATCTTCGCCCAGCACGCACGTAGCCGAGAAGGCAAGGCGCAGGTCAGCCTGGCGCAAATGCAATACCTGCTTCCTCGCCTTCGTGGTTGGGGTGAATCTCTCTCGCGTCAGGCCGGTGGTCGAGCCGGCGGCGCTACTGGCGGCGTGGGTACTCGAGGCCCCGGTGAAACCAAGATCGAGACTGACCGCCGTCGCATTCACGCGCAGATGACCAAGCTGCGACGTGAGTTGAAGGAGATGGAGAAAGCGCGCACGACTCAGCGCTCCATGCGCCGCCGTGCTGCAGTGCCCGCCGTTGCCATTGTTGGCTATACCAACGCCGGCAAGTCGAGTCTGCTCAACCGCATCACCGGCGCTGGCGTGCTCGTTGAGAACGCACTGTTCGCAACTTTGGATCCAACGATCCGCAAGACCAAGACTCCAGCCGGCAAAGAGTTCACTCTCACTGACACCGTCGGCTTCGTTCGCCACCTGCCGCATCAACTCGTTGAGGCATTTCGATCCAGCCTTGAAGAAGTCAAGGGTGCTGACCTCATCTTGCACATCGTCGACGGCAGCGACGAAGCACCCGAAGAACAGATCGCCGCGGTGCGCGAGGTGCTCAATGACATTGAGGCCTCAGGCATTCCTGAACTCATCGTGATCAACAAGGCCGATCAAGCCGAACAGGATCAACTCGTTCGCCTGTTGCGTCGCGAGCCGCACGCAGTAGTGGTTTCCGCATTGACCGGCCAAGGCATCGAAGAGCTGCTGCTCGCGATTGAAGAAGACCTGCCGCAGTTGATGCAGGAGATTGATCTTGTCGTTCCCTACTCGCGCGGTGATCTCATCTCGCGGGTGCATGAACTCGGCGATGTCATTGATCTTGACCACCTGGCCGAAGGCACGCACGTGCATGCCCGGGTTCCGAAGTACCTCGCGAACGTGCTCCAGGCAGCGCGTGTCTGA
- the dapF gene encoding diaminopimelate epimerase, giving the protein MAALNEIAFTKGHGTANDFVIFADLDGRRELSADDVRFLCNRHEGIGADGVLRIVRTHLVPEFANLAHSAEFFMDYRNADGSIAEMCGNGIRVFVRYLDAVGLITDPDVVIATRAGLRECRMNFDLSVTVDMGPAVGLDVGTIPLVAIKDELWPAIGVHMPNPHAVTFVDDLDEVGSLEFAPTVLPPGLFPDGVNVEYVVGRGDNHLAMRVHERGSGETLSCGTGACAVAWAGAQRYPNIDLGAPEGVRIDVPGGTVTVHQLENGDLTLTGPAVLVARGTILLPS; this is encoded by the coding sequence ATGGCTGCGCTAAACGAGATCGCCTTTACCAAAGGCCACGGCACGGCTAATGATTTTGTGATTTTCGCCGATTTGGACGGTCGCCGGGAGCTCTCAGCAGACGATGTTCGCTTCCTGTGCAACCGCCACGAGGGCATCGGCGCTGATGGAGTGCTGCGCATCGTGCGCACCCATCTCGTGCCTGAGTTTGCCAATCTCGCGCACTCTGCAGAATTCTTCATGGACTACCGAAACGCCGATGGATCCATTGCCGAAATGTGCGGCAATGGCATTCGCGTCTTTGTGCGCTACCTCGACGCCGTCGGCTTGATCACTGACCCTGATGTCGTCATTGCCACCCGAGCAGGCCTGCGCGAGTGTCGAATGAACTTCGATCTCTCGGTGACCGTTGATATGGGGCCGGCCGTTGGTTTGGATGTCGGCACCATTCCGCTGGTAGCGATCAAGGACGAGCTCTGGCCTGCCATCGGTGTGCACATGCCCAACCCCCATGCGGTCACCTTCGTTGACGATCTCGACGAGGTCGGATCTCTTGAATTTGCCCCAACGGTGCTGCCGCCAGGATTGTTTCCTGACGGTGTCAACGTCGAATATGTGGTCGGGCGAGGAGATAACCACCTGGCAATGCGGGTTCATGAGCGCGGTTCGGGAGAGACCCTGAGCTGCGGCACTGGCGCCTGCGCGGTGGCTTGGGCCGGTGCCCAGCGCTATCCCAATATTGATTTGGGTGCTCCTGAAGGTGTCCGGATCGACGTGCCCGGCGGCACCGTCACCGTGCATCAGCTTGAAAACGGGGACCTGACGCTCACAGGCCCAGCAGTGTTGGTAGCACGAGGGACCATTCTGCTGCCATCATGA
- a CDS encoding glycosyltransferase family 4 protein has product MRIAHVSDCYLPRTGGIETQVRALAMQQEMRGQQVEIITATPGHLIRSGTEQIDGIKVHRVTARIPFGLPIHPRTRANVMKALKDSPVDLVHVHVGVVSPFAWGAVRAAHQLGLPVVVTVHGVWGPLAAPGYRLSDSLAHWSKWGAHISAVSNVAARRIEAAVPALGPVAVLPNGIDPQQWQLPVRSREPRTLNLVTVMRLAPRKRTLPLLKILKSVRSQVGAQAHLHLRVVGDGPERTRAEAFVDQHDLGDLVTFTGRLDHAGLREIFGLSDVYVQPSVRESFGIAALEARCAGLPVVARSQTGTTEFIRDDLEGLLVDSDSAMANAIATLATNPRLVEKLSTFNRTHTPDQAWPSVLARVDAEYAIAVALG; this is encoded by the coding sequence GTGCGAATTGCCCACGTCAGCGACTGCTACCTGCCCCGTACAGGTGGTATTGAAACGCAGGTGCGTGCGCTGGCAATGCAGCAGGAGATGCGCGGCCAGCAGGTTGAAATCATCACCGCGACTCCTGGGCACCTCATCCGATCCGGTACCGAGCAGATAGATGGCATCAAGGTCCATCGCGTCACCGCACGCATTCCCTTCGGTCTTCCCATCCACCCGCGCACGCGCGCAAATGTGATGAAGGCCTTGAAAGATTCACCCGTCGATCTCGTGCATGTCCACGTCGGCGTTGTCTCGCCCTTTGCATGGGGAGCAGTGCGGGCGGCCCATCAACTCGGGCTTCCGGTAGTGGTCACGGTGCACGGAGTGTGGGGTCCGCTGGCGGCACCGGGCTATCGCCTGAGCGACTCCCTGGCGCACTGGTCGAAATGGGGCGCGCACATCTCAGCGGTCAGCAATGTCGCCGCTCGCCGCATCGAGGCCGCCGTTCCCGCACTCGGCCCGGTCGCCGTGCTGCCCAACGGCATTGACCCCCAGCAATGGCAGTTGCCAGTCAGATCGCGGGAACCTCGCACTTTGAATCTCGTGACGGTCATGCGCCTGGCACCACGCAAGCGGACTCTGCCGCTATTGAAGATTCTGAAGAGCGTGCGTTCACAGGTCGGTGCTCAGGCTCACCTGCATCTGCGCGTCGTCGGGGATGGGCCTGAGCGCACTCGGGCAGAGGCCTTCGTCGATCAGCATGATCTTGGCGACCTCGTCACCTTCACTGGTCGACTCGATCACGCTGGCCTCCGCGAAATTTTCGGATTGAGCGATGTCTATGTGCAGCCGTCAGTGCGTGAATCCTTCGGCATCGCGGCACTTGAAGCTCGGTGCGCTGGGTTGCCGGTTGTCGCACGTTCGCAAACGGGCACCACAGAGTTCATTCGTGACGATCTCGAGGGCTTGCTCGTTGACTCCGATAGTGCGATGGCCAACGCAATTGCCACCCTTGCTACGAATCCACGACTGGTCGAGAAGTTGTCGACTTTCAATCGCACGCATACACCAGACCAGGCTTGGCCAAGCGTGCTGGCTCGCGTCGACGCGGAGTACGCAATAGCCGTCGCACTAGGCTAG